A single window of Nicotiana sylvestris chromosome 3, ASM39365v2, whole genome shotgun sequence DNA harbors:
- the LOC104241490 gene encoding cytochrome P450 94B3-like: MFLSLLLSFILGFLSFSFLSFSKKLHLKFRRITPIYGPSSYPILGCLISFYKNRHRLLDWYTELLSESPTQTILVQRFGAPRTIITANATNVEHILKTKFTNYPKGQPFTEILGDFLGMGIFNVDGERWNTQRKLASHEFSTKSLREFVVKTLEEVVETRLIPLLDQAAKSNKVVDLQDVLRRFAFDTICKVSLGTDPHCLDDLSHVPILVEAFDNASQACAMRGMAPIYAVWKTKRALNLGSEKKLKENVKRVHCCINEIIEKKKQKISENGDHKNMDLLSRLLIAGHEDEVVRDMVISFLMAGRDTTSSALTWLFWLTTKHHDVKNEMINEITSINNGDKALEFDDLKEMKYLQACLNESMRLYPPVAWDSKHAAKDDILPDGTRVQKGNRVTYFQYGMGRMEEIWGKDRLEFKPDRWLDEKGVSKSVCPYKFPVFQAGPRVCLGKEMAFTQMKYVLASVLRRFEIKPVNVDKPVFVPLLTAHMAGGFNVRIYHRGSG, translated from the coding sequence ATGTTTCTTTCCCTCTTACTTTCGTTCATTTTAGGgtttctttccttctcttttttatctttctccaaaaAACTTCATCTCAAATTCCGAAGAATCACTCCCATATATGGCCCTTCCTCTTACCCAATCCTTGGCTGTCTTATTTCCTTTTACAAAAATCGTCACCGTCTATTGGATTGGTACACTGAACTTTTGTCTGAGTCACCCACACAAACCATTCTAGTTCAACGCTTTGGCGCCCCTCGAACTATAATCACAGCCAATGCAACTAACGTTGAGCACATTCTCAAAACGAAATTTACTAATTATCCAAAAGGCCAGCCATTTACAGAGATATTAGGCGATTTTCTCGGTATGGGGATCTTCAACGTAGACGGCGAGCGATGGAACACGCAGCGCAAATTGGCTAGCCACGAGTTCAGCACAAAGTCATTGAGGGAATTCGTGGTCAAAACTCTAGAAGAAGTAGTTGAGACGAGACTGATTCCATTGCTTGACCAAGCTGCAAAATCTAACAAAGTTGTGGACTTGCAAGACGTGCTTAGGCGTTTTGCATTCGACACTATTTGCAAGGTGTCGCTCGGTACTGACCCACATTGCTTGGACGATCTTTCGCACGTGCCAATTCTGGTTGAAGCGTTTGACAACGCTTCACAAGCGTGTGCCATGCGTGGGATGGCGCCTATATACGCGGTCTGGAAAACCAAGAGAGCGCTCAATTTAGGATCAGAGAAGAAGCTGAAAGAAAACGTGAAACGAGTTCACTGTTGTATTAACGAGATCAtagagaaaaagaaacaaaagatcaGTGAAAATGGGGATCACAAAAACATGGATCTTCTCTCTAGATTATTAATTGCTGGCCACGAAGATGAGGTGGTAAGAGATATGGTCATAAGTTTTCTAATGGCCGGAAGAGATACAACTTCTTCAGCCTTGACTTGGCTTTTTTGGCTAACCACCAAACATCACGACGTCAAAAACGAAATGATCAATGAAATAACTTCGATCAACAATGGCGATAAGGCACTCGAATTCGACGACTTGAAAGAGATGAAGTATTTACAAGCATGCTTGAATGAATCAATGAGGCTTTATCCGCCGGTGGCTTGGGACTCAAAGCATGCGGCTAAAGATGACATTCTACCCGACGGTACAAGAGTTCAAAAAGGGAATAGAGTTACTTATTTCCAGTACGGAATGGGTAGAATGGAGGAGATATGGGGAAAAGACAGACTTGAATTTAAACCGGATCGTTGGTTGGATGAAAAGGGAGTGTCGAAAAGTGTTTGTCCCTATAAGTTTCCAGTGTTTCAAGCAGGTCCAAGGGTGTGTTTGGGAAAAGAAAtggcattcacacagatgaagtATGTGTTGGCTTCAGTACTAAGGCGGTTCGAGATTAAACCGGTGAATGTAGATAAGCCGGTTTTTGTGCCTCTTTTAACCGCACACATGGCTGGTGGTTTCAATGTGCGAATTTATCACCGTGGCAGCGGATGA